Proteins encoded together in one Coffea arabica cultivar ET-39 chromosome 2c, Coffea Arabica ET-39 HiFi, whole genome shotgun sequence window:
- the LOC113724569 gene encoding acetylajmalan esterase-like, whose amino-acid sequence MAGFMNVEKAAELGRLYHLDKTYQLGDSISDTGNLVLESPHGSGFLFTRPPYGETTFGKPTGRCSNGLLMVDYFATAFGLPYLEPYKKANANFEHGVNFAVAGATALSEEALKAKNITNPATNSSLSVQLEWMASHFNSTCHTKQGCWKMLRNALFFVGEIGGNDYNYGFVQRKTLDELTGLVPDVVQSITDAVRVIIGFGARRVIVPGNFPIGCLPIYLSSFHTNNSAAYDEKHCLKDLNNFAEIHNEVLKASINVLKKEYPYVDIVYGDYYNAYLWLLSHAKRLRFDRNSLQKACCGSGSGPYNFDPRKMCGVEGVSACPNPDKYISWDGIHSTQRAYKYIAGYLLRSVLPQMRMFHL is encoded by the exons ATGGCCGGTTTTATGAATGTTGAAAAAGCAGCTGAACTGGGAAGGCTGTATCACCTTGACAAGACATATCAGCTCGGTGACTCAATTTCTGATACTGGAAACCTTGTTTTAGAGAGTCCCCATGGCAGTGGTTTCTTGTTCACTAGACCCCCATATGGCGAGACAACGTTTGGAAAACCTACTGGTCGATGTTCTAATGGGCTCCTCATGGTTGACTATTTCG CAACAGCATTTGGTCTTCCATACCTCGAACCTTACAAGAAAGCTAATGCAAACTTCGAACATGGGGTAAACTTTGCTGTTGCGGGAGCCACTGCTCTATCAGAAGAGGCATTGAAAGCTAAAAACATTACAAATCCAGCAACCAATAGTTCCCTTAGTGTGCAATTGGAATGGATGGCTTCCCACTTCAACTCCACTTGTCACACCAAACAAG GATGTTGGAAGATGCTCAGAAATGCCCTTTTCTTTGTTGGTGAGATTGGAGGCAACGACTATAACTATGGATTCGTTCAAAGAAAAACCTTAGACGAGTTAACTGGTTTAGTGCCAGATGTTGTCCAAAGTATTACAGATGCTGTTCGGGTGA TCATCGGTTTTGGGGCAAGACGAGTTATTGTCCCTGGTAACTTCCCAATTGGTTGTCTTCCAATTTATCTCAGTAGCTTCCACACAAATAACTCAGCAGCATATGATGAAAAACACTGTCTCAAGGACTTAAACAACTTCGCTGAAATTCACAATGAAGTTCTAAAAGCATCAATCAACGTGTTGAAGAAAGAATATCCCTATGTCGACATTGTCTATGGTGACTACTACAACGCCTACTTGTGGCTCCTGTCTCATGCCAAGCGTCTAC GATTTGATAGAAATTCTTTACAAAAGGCTTGTTGTGGAAGTGGATCAGGGCCATACAATTTTGATCCTCGAAAGATGTGTGGAGTTGAAGGAGTTTCTGCATGTCCCAACCCTGATAAATACATAAGCTGGGATGGAATTCATTCAACACAACGAGCATATAAGTACATTGCAGGATATTTGTTGCGCTCCGTCTTGCCTCAAATGAGGATGTTTCATCTTTGA